In the genome of Populus alba chromosome 11, ASM523922v2, whole genome shotgun sequence, one region contains:
- the LOC118031582 gene encoding uncharacterized protein produces the protein MDVEKTTKTFTKKKSSCHSNKIITCVFLLPLIPILVHLQASPFYFFSSPTATSRAFFNKWRGIALDASAGPSISKNSEGLISKLRESVTFLPLKDLRFAQTAMEGNTWFMSSLNDTHEANEAEYLYFPSQMSKGRLLCIKGRHATDGTKNSYALVWPEALPDSATLMKGLTFVSDTFYDYGNLWHGLTGMAPFVGWSMKNKCLNPTRWVLFHWGELRSKMGSWLQHLMQANFGDVKIEGFEGGEGPYCFEKAVVMRHNEGSMGKERKLQVFDLLRCNARRFCGISPEGKGQETNERGEPVIRLTLLMRTGSRSFKNASAVRDIFARECAKVEGCTFKVAQSENLSFCDQVRVMTYTDVVASPHGAQLTNMLFMDRNSSVMEFFPKGWLELAGVGQYAHHWMADQSGMNHRGAWWDPLDKKECPFPQQDLDCFNFYKNGKVGHNETHFAEWARIVLDQVRISKMQIATRSPTNKPQPNSIACKC, from the exons ATGGATGTGGAAAAGACCACCAAAACATTTACCAAAAAGAAGAGTTCATGTCACTCAAACAAGATCATCACATGTGTTTTTCTACTGCCGCTGATTCCCATACTCGTGCATTTGCAAGCCTCccctttctatttcttttcctCTCCCACTGCTACTTCACGAGCTTTCTTCAACAAATGGAGAGGAATAGCACTTGACGCCTCCGCTGGTCCTTCTATCTCCAAAAACAGTGAAGGTTTGATCTCAAAGCTCCGAGAGTCAGTCACTTTCCTACCCCTGAAAGATCTGAGGTTCGCTCAAACTGCCATGGAGGGGAACACTTGGTTTATGAGCTCCTTGAACGACACCCATGAGGCAAACGAAGCTGAATACCTCTATTTCCCTTCACAAATGTCCAAGGGGCGGCTTCTATGCATCAAAGGACGTCACGCGACAGATGGCACCAAGAACTCATATGCCTTGGTTTGGCCAGAAGCTCTTCCGGACTCTGCCACACTCATGAAGGGCTTGACCTTTGTGTCAGACACATTCTATGATTATGGCAATTTGTGGCATGGATTGACTGGTATGGCGCCCTTTGTTGGTTGGTCTATGAAAAATAAGTGCCTGAATCCTACAAGATGGGTGCTGTTCCATTGGGGAGAGTTGAGGTCAAAAATGGGGTCATGGCTACAACACCTAATGCAAGCTAACTTTGGAGATGTTAAAATTGAGGGATTTGAAGGAGGAGAAGGGCCGTACTGCTTTGAGAAGGCAGTTGTGATGAGACATAACGAGGGAAGTATGGGAAAGGAAAGGAAGCTTCAGGTTTTCGACTTGTTGCGATGTAATGCTAGAAGATTTTGCGGTATAAGCCCTGAAGGGAAGGGACAGGAGACCAATGAAAGAGGTGAACCGGTTATAAGGCTGACGCTGCTCATGAGGACAGGTTCAAGGTCATTCAAGAATGCAAGCGCTGTGAGAGACATATTTGCACGGGAGTGTGCAAAGGTGGAGGGCTGCACATTCAAGGTAGCTCAGTCGGAAAATCTAAGCTTCTGCGACCAG GTCAGAGTAATGACTTACACCGATGTTGTCGCATCCCCACATGGTGCTCAATTGACAAACATGCTTTTCATGGACAGAAACAGTAGTGTGATGGAGTTCTTCCCTAAAGGATGGTTAGAGCTCGCCGGAGTGGGTCAGTACGCACATCACTGGATGGCAGACCAATCTGGCATGAATCACCGAGGTGCATGGTGGGATCCACTGGACAAAAAGGAATGTCCATTTCCTCAACAAGATCTAGAttgctttaatttttacaaaaatggGAAAGTTGGTCACAATGAAACCCATTTTGCAGAGTGGGCAAGAATTGTTCTCGACCAAGTTAGGATAAGCAAGATGCAAATTGCCACTAGGAGTCCCACTAACAAGCCACAGCCAAACTCAATTGCCTGCAAGTGCTAG